The sequence below is a genomic window from Chondrinema litorale.
CATTTTCAGTTTCGTTTACTGGTGCTATAATTTTAGGATTATCTGTAACTGCTACAGCCATAGAAGTACGTCCATGAAATCCCTTTGAGAAAGAAATGATTTTCTTTTTTCCAGTCTGAAATGAAGCGAGTTTGATTGCATTTTCGTTTGCTTCAGCTCCTGAATTACACAAGAATAATTGATAATCCGGAATGCCAGCAATTGCTCCCAAACGCTCAGCCAATTCAACCTGAAGGTTGTTAATCACTGCATTTGAATAGAAAACCATTTTCTGCATCTGCCTATTTATCCTATTAAGAAAATGAGGATTGCTGTGCCCGATAGAGATTACAGCATGACCACCATAAAAGTCCAGATACTTGTTTCCTTTATTATCCCAGATGTAATTGTTTTCACCTCTAATAGGCTCTATGTCATAGATGGGATAAACATCAAATGGTTTCATTATAAAAAAATTTAATTGGATTGGTTAAAAAGCAGCAGCTTTTAGTTTTAGACCTGTTGTGTCGTCTAAACCAAAAGCAATATTCATATTTTGTACAGCCTGACCAGATGCTCCTCTTAAGAGATTGTCAATTGCTGTAATAATCATAATATAATCGCCATGTTTTTCGAGATACACAATTCCCTTATTGGTATTAACTACCTGCTTAAGATCGGGATTTTTCTCTGAGATTACGATAAACGGATTGCGCTTATAGTAGCTCTCATAAATTGATTTAATCTCTTCAAAACTGATTGTACACTTGGTGTACATTGAACATAAAATTCCTCTGGTGAAATTACCTCTTACTGGCACAAAAAGTAACTCACTATCAAACTTAGGTTGCAGTTGTTTGATGCTTTGCGTTATTTCTGCTATATGTTGATGCTTAAAAGCTTTATAAACAGAAACATTGTTATTTCTCCAGCTAAAATGCGTTGTAGCCATTGGTTTTTGCCCTGCACCTGTAGAACCTGTTATCCCTTGTATATGAACATCTTCTTGTATTAGTCCATATCCGGCAAGTGGTAATAATCCAAGTTGAATACAAGTGGCAAAACAACCAGGATTGGCTATTCTTTCCGCAGCTTTAATATAATGTCTGTTAAGTTCTGGTAAACCATAGATAAAGTCATGATCCATAGATTTGATTCTAAAATCTTGACTTAAATCGATAATTTTCATTTTACCCGGAACCGGATTTTCTTTAAGAAATGCCTCAGACTGTCCATGTCCCATACAAAGGAACATCACATCAATTCTAACAGAAATATCATCGCTAAAAATAAGATCAGTATCCCCAAGTAAATCTGTATGCACATCAGACACTGGCTGACCTGCATGACTTTTACTGTGAATGAAAGAAATTTCAACTTCTGGATGATTTATGAGAATTCTCAATAACTCTCCAGCGGTATATCCTGCCCCCCCAACTATTCCTGCTCTAATCATTATTACTGTCTTTTACCTGATGATAAATTTTAATTTGATTACTTAATATTTTTGTAAAGCCTTTTACATCTTCTCCACTCCATCCTAAGTTCATCTCTCCGTAACTTCCAAATTTTGCTGACATAAGGTCATTTGGAGAATTAATACCAGTAACGGTAAATCTGTAAGGTTGAAGCTTGATATTCGCCTCTCCTGTAACCTGAGACTGAGTGTCTTCAAGGAATTTTTCGATATTCCTCATTACCGGATCTAAGAAAGCAGCCTCATGTAACATCATGCCATACCAGTTAGCTAACTGCTCTTTCCAATGTTGTTGCCATTTGGTAAGCACATGTTTTTCTAAAAGATGGTGCGCTTTTATAATGATAAGCGGAGCAGCAGCTTCAAAGCCTACTCTACCTTTAATACCTATAATAGTATCGCCCACATGCACATCTCTACCCACTGCAAAAGGCCCTGCTATTTTCTCTAATTGCTGAATGGCTTTTACTGGCGACATTTTTTCGCCATCTATCCCTACTAATTCACCATTTTCAAATTGAAGCGTAATTGATTTTTCACCTTCAGTTTCTAATTGAGTTGGGTAAGCACTTTCTGGCAAAACGCCATCTGAAGTAAGCGTTTCTACTCCACCCACACTCGTTCCCCACAAACCTTTATTAATAGAGTATTTCGCTTTAGACCACTCTTTACTTACACCTTTTTCTTTCAAATAATTTACTTCGGCTTCTCTAGAAAGCTTTAAGTCGCGAATAGGTGTAATAATTTCTAACTCAGGTCCCATTACTTGGAACACTAAATCGAAACGTACTTGATCGTTACCAGCACCAGTACTACCGTGAGCTACTGCATCTGCACTAACACTACGAGCATATTTTACTATTTCAATTGCTTGAAACACCCTTTCTGCACTTACAGAAAGCGGATATGTATTATTTTTTAAAACATTACCATATATCAAAAAGCGAATGCAATCTTGATAATACTGTTCAGTTGCTTCTATGGTTTTGTGTTCTTTTACACCCAACGCATATGCACTTTTTTCAATTTCAGATAATTCGCTGCTATCAAAACCGCCAGTGTTTACTATAGCGGTATAAACCTCGTAGCCGCAATCTTCTGAGAGGTATTTTACACAATAAGAAGTATCTAATCCTCCACTAAATGCTAACACTACCTTCTTTTTCATTTCTATCCTATTTCTCGTTGCTACTTTACTAAAACACTATTTGTATTGTATGAAGATTCTTTTTTATCTTCATCTTTCAATAATTCTTGTTTCTTAGCCTTTCTAGAAAACATAAACTCTTTAAATTGCGTCCATTTTTCAGCTAGGCTTTTTCTTTCGTTTTTTGCTTTTGTCTTTTCTTTTTCCGGATCGTAGATCATTCCAGTACAAAGACAAAGTGAACGGTTAGTTCTTGTTAGAATATCGTAATTGGTACAGCTTTGGCAGCCTTTCCAGAAAGTTTCATCAGTAGTTAACTCAGAGAAAGTAACAGGTTTGTACCCCAACTCAGAGTTAATTTTCATTACAGCTAGACTGGTTGTAATACCAAATATTTTAGATTCAGGAAACTTGGTTCTAGATAGCTCAAAGATTTTTTCTTTGATTTTTCTAGCCAAACCGCTCTTTCTATATTCGGGTAATACTATAAGACCAGAGTTAGCTACATATTTACCATGACCCCAGGTTTCGATATAGCAGAAACCTGCAAATTTTTTATTATCTAATGCTATAACTGCTTTACCTTCAGTCATTTTTGACATCACATATTCAGGTGATCTTTTAGCAATACCAGTTCCACGCTCTTTGGCTGCTACAGCCATAGCAATAGTTATTTCTTCAGCATAGCCAACATGCTTGTCAGTGGCGAATAATACCTCAACAGACATAATTAATTTCTCGAATGTTATTAAATAAAAGGGAATTGTATATTAATGTAAATAGAAATAAGTATCTGGCAGGCTAACGCCTGAGAGGCTTAATGATGAGGGGCTGAAAAAAAGAAAGATATCTTATTAACATCTTAAAATTAGAATCCTTTTATTAAAAATTATAATACAAACATAGACAATCTTTAATAAACTCTTATTAAAAAACTTATTTTTTTAATATTAAAACTATCGAGTTTAATAAAATACATTGATTATCAATTAATAAATTTTTAAACTAATTTTTACTCCAATTAGTTTTTAATTTTATATTTGAACACACTTCTAAACTTACTTCGATACAAACTTGTTCAAAAGGCTTAAAAACAATCCAAATTCCTGAAATTTTCAATATAATATCTTACTTGCATACTAGTTTAATAAACAAAACTATGTGTTAACAATATTACAGCTAATTACCATTGTAGTAAGATTTTGTAGTCATTTTAACATGACTATAATTCGATTTATATAAAAATAATGAGATATTTTTTCAGCTTACTCAACATTTGTTTATTAGCAATATTTATACTGTTAAGGTCAAATGTTATCGCTCAGGATAAAGGCTTGAACCCTGAAAGATCCCTATCTCAATATCACTTAAACATTTGGGCAAGCGAACAGGGCTTACCATCTCAAGGTGCGAATGGGATTGTACAATCAGAAGAAGGTTACATATGGCTAGCTACTTATGAAGGGCTCTCACAATTTGATGGGATTTCTATTGATCCTATTAAAACCGTAGATACAGAAAATAGGCTATCTATCAACTCTTTTAAAGGTATTTATAAAGAGCCAAAGGGTAAATTATGGGTTGCAGCTAATGGTGGTGGCCTCCTATCTTACTATAATAATAAGTGGGAAGTATATAACACAGAAAATGGCTTACCTAGCAACATTGTAAATTCAGTTCTTCTAACAAACAATAACACTGTTTGGGTTGGTACTGCCAATGGCGCCGCCTTTATGCAAGAAAACACATTCTCTCAAAATAGCATAGATTCAATTTTAACTCAAATTGTTGTAAATGATATTGCAGAAGATAATGATGGCAACCTTTGGTTTGCCACAATGAGTAGTGGTTTAATTAAAACAAATAACCAAGGCAAAATTATAAGGCAATACACTGTTGCTGATGGCTTAAGCAGTGATGTAGTGCAGCAAATACATATAGAAAAAAATACTGGTAATATTTGGGTAGGCACAAACAAGGGAATTAAAATTCTATTTAAAGGTAATAAATTGATCGATTTTGCCTATGGTGAATTACTCAGAGATAAAACCATAAAAAAAATATATGAAGATAAAAACGGAAGTATTTGGATAGGCACAAATAGAGGTCTTTGTAGGTTTAACAACAACCATTTAGAGTTTATCTCTGAAAATAGCAATCTTTCTATTCATGAAGTAACCGATATAACAGAAGATAATAATGGAAGTTTGTGGGTAAGCACATATCGATCTGGATTTTATCAATTAGTACAAGGTAAATTTATTACCTATTCTACACCTCAAGGATTAGCTGGCAAAACAATTAATGGCGCAATTGAAATCGCAAAAGATTCAATTTTAATAGCTACTAATAATGGCCTTTCTCAATTTAAACAAGGATGGAATTTTTCTCCTGCATTAATAAATGGAGAAGCTGTTTTTGAGAATAAAGATGTAAGAGATTTAATTAAAGACTCAAAGGGAAATTTCTGGTTTGCCACTTCAGATAAACTGTATTTATATACAGCAGATCAACAACTAAAAGTTTTTGGTGAAAAAGATGGCTTAGCATCTAACTATGTGAGATTCATATATGAAGATCGCCAAAATAACATTTGGATTGGGACAGAAAATGGGCTCAACCTATATAAAGATAATTCTTTCAAAACTTTTACTAAAGAAGATGGACTCTCAAATAACAAAATCCACTTTGTTTATCAAGATACTGAAGGCATTATTTGGGTAAGTACAGAAGAAGGGTTAAATAAAATGACAAATGGAAAGTTTGAAAGCTTCTTTATTTCTGATGGCTTATCTGGCAATGTAGTTTTTAAAATACATGAAGATGAAGATCAGGTTTTGTGGATAGGCACTAATGGAGGGATTACCAGATTAAAAAATGGTGAGTTAAGTAGTATTACAAAAAAGCAAGGCCTTAAAATAAACTCAGTTTTTGATATTCTCGAAGATAGAAGAGGCTTTTTCTGGATACCCAATAACCAAGGAATTTATCGGATTGAAAAGGAGCAACTAAATGTACTTGCCAATGGTGGCTCTCTTGAATTAGACGACATAATGTACAAGACCGGAGACGGTATGATGGTGAATGCATGTACAGCCAATGCGAGAAGTCTTATATCTTCTAAAGGTGAATACTGGATACCTACACCAGAAGGTATTACTGTAATTCCATACCCAGAACATCCAGATGCTAATAATATTCCACCTAAAATTTTAGTCGAATCCATCATTTTAAATGGTAAGGAGATTCCTTATACAAACCCACTTAATTTGCCAAGTGGTAACAACCAATTGGTTGTGAATTTTACTGGCTTAGATTATCACTCACCAGAAAGAGTAAGTTTTAGTTATTCGCTTAGTGGATTTCTGAGCATGACTCCAAAGAGCAAAAAAAGAGAAGCTGTTTTAACTAATATCCCTCCCGGAGAATATAAATTCACCATTGTTGCATTTAATAATGATAATGCTCAAAGCAATTTTTCATTCACTATTCTTAAAGAGCCTCAATTTTACCAAACAGCTTGGTTTGGCATTCTCTTAACTGTTTTTGGCTTATTCGTAATTGCATTAATTATTAAGTATTTTATCTCTCCATTTAAAAGGGAAAATAAAAGATTAGAGAAACTGGTAGAAGAACGCACAGCGGTAATTAGACAAAGTGAGCAAGAATTAATTAAGAAAAATGAGAAAATTGAAGATAAAAATAAAGAGCTCGAAAGCAGCAACAACAAACTTATCGAGTTAAATAAAGAAAAAAACAACCTTATTGGTATTGTTGCTCACGACTTAAAAAGTCCATTAAACCATATAACTGGTCTAATAAATATTATTAAGCTTTCTGGTGATAATTTGAATCAAGAACAAAACGAATATATACAACACATTCTTAATTCTACTGCAAGGCTTAATAATATGATTTCTCATATTCTCGATGTTGAAGCTATAGACTCAGGAAAATTGAGATTACACATGACAGACATCGAAATGTATAAAACTATCGAATCTGTAATCTCTGACTTCACTACAGAATTGGAAAGAAAGAACATGGAAATCATATTCGATAACCAAGGTTCTTACTTCCCTATTTTTGCAGATGAAAAAATCATTATCCAGATATTTGAGAACCTCATTTCTAATGCAATAAAATTTACACCTTCCGGAAAACAAGTTTTTGTTAAGTTATTTGAGACCGATTCCAATAATATACGCATTGAAGTAAAAGACCAAGGGCCTGGTGTATCTACCGCAGATATGCATCGACTGTTCGGGAAATATCAAAAGCTTTCGGCAAGGCCTACTGCCGGAGAGCATTCAACTGGTCTAGGTTTATCTATAGTGAAAAAATATGTAGAAGCTCTCAACGGAAAAGTTTGGTGTGAAAGCACTTTTGGAAAAGGAGCTAATTTTATAGTTGAGTTAAAAAAAACTGAGAAAATCGCTGAAGAAAAAAAAACATTTGACCAAGCTCGATAAATGAAATATTACCCACATTAAAATCAGTCTAAAAAAAGCATTTACTCTAATATTCAATTAGAACTACTTTTATAATTAATCAGTTAGTTTTGGATACTTAATAAACATTCGATTAGAAAAGATAGAGGATGAAGTACATTTTTTTACTATTATCACTTGCGATAAATATTTGTATTGTAAATACAGCTAAAGCCCAAAGACTTTCACCAGATAACACTGATTATGCCGTCCAACTTTTTAATGCAGAAAAGCAGTTAATCATTAAAAACCAACAAATCTCAAAAGAACAAAAAGCTAGTTTTCTTGCAGATTATGGTCTAATTGATGAAGCATTAAATCAGATTAAAACCTCAGAGCCTTCATTCGCATATTATCTGGCAAATGCCAAAATAAATTTCAAATCTCACCAATATAAAAGTGCTATAAAGAATGTAAACCAAGCACTTGCTCTTAAACCTGAAAATAGAGAATCTTTACTATTGTCAGGAGAAGTTTATTTAGCCCTAAATGATATTGAAAAAGCCATAAACTCGGCAAATACTAGACTTGCTAAAGTTGATTTTGATGATAAAGCATTAGTACTGCTGGCTAAAACTGCTATAGCACAAACAAATTTTGACAAGGCGTTGGGGCATATTCAAGAGGCAATATCTCATAACCCGAATAATGCAGATGCACTTTATTTAAATGCCTATATTAATCTTAAAACTAAGAGTAAGAAAAAAGAAAATACTTTAGAGAAAGCCCTAGAACTAAACCCTTATCATTCAGAAGCACGCTTTTTATATGGCTTAATATTATCAACCAAAGATATTGAACTAGCTAAAAAACAATGGCAAATAGCTTTATTAAAAGACCCATTCAATGAGAAAGTTCATCAAACTATAATTAGCTTTTCTGAAAAAGATCAGGTTTTTGGAAAAAGTATCTCCAACTTATTAAATGAAGTAAATCCAGATAAAACACTCATAACTGACTTACAAAAAGACAAATCAGAAAATGAAAAAAGTGCTATAGATTTAGCTTTTGATTTTAGAAAATCACTTTACCACGAAGAAAATCTCACCGGTTTTTATGGAAAGTATTTGTCGAGTATTCATAGTAGTGATGTTAACCCAATTCTCTCAGCATCAGTACTAGAATTTATTGCTATAAATGAATTATTAGATATTGATGAACAAGAAAGTCTTTCATCATTTTTACAGAATTCAGAAGCATCACAAATATTGAGTCTAGCACCCATATTTGACATTACTCAACAAAATGAAATTCTTTTAAAAGTAATCAATAAGTCATTTGAAGATAATCAAATAATAATCAACTTATTGACTTTTGCTAATATTAAGTTGAAGCCGTCACTACATACCTCTTCCGATGATTTTTTACCGCTATATAAAATACTTGATGCTGCTACAGGAAAAGATAAAATGCTAAAAGAAGGCTTAGTTGATATTCTATCTGAAAAAGTTTTTCCAAAAGCATACAAAGTAAACTTTAGACAGTTTGTATTAAGTTGTGCAAAACCAAATACACAAATAAGTGATGACTATTTTAATCTTGCTTATTCGAAGTTTTTAGAAGGTAATGATCAAAAATCTTGTAGCGAGCTAAATCAATATTTTAACGAATTAGATAATATACTTTTTAAAGGTGAGCCACAGAAGTTTACGGCATTTCAAGCTCAAGCATTAATTTACAATGCAGAAATGCAAATTAATAAAGGTAATTTCACAATTGCTGAACAAGTTTTAGATCAAGCATTACAAACCAACAATACCTATACTCCTGTTTACTTGACAAAAACTAAACTTTGCTTAATACAAGGAAAGTTTGAAGAAGCAGAAGTTTGGTGGAAATCAGCCGAACAGATGGATGTAAACAATCCTGATGTGTATAAAATCAGAGCTCAATTTTCAATTCAAAAATTCAATCAAGGCAGAATACCTTCAGAACAAGCGCTTGAACTTGCATCTATCGAATTTGCTAAGGCACTTCAACTAGAGACAGATCCTTATCTTTTTGGAAAAACCAATAGAGATATTCAGGAATTATATCAACTATTTGCAAAACCTTATCAAGCTTTAGAGTTGGCAGAATCTTACTTATCTGCAAAAGCCAATAATGCCAATCAATTTGAAAAAATATATATCACAGAAACAAGCGCATTTATTCAATCAGTAAGAACATTGAATGGATATGGTACAAGTTTAATTTCTAGAGCACAGAATATTATAAATACTTCAAAAAATAATTCCGAAGTTCAAGATATGATTTGGCTAGCTTACTCTTATCTCAATCCAGAGTTATTAGATTCTCTCAGATTTAATAACCTGTCGGTTAATGTGAAGCATCTCGCAAGTTTGGAGAATCTAGAAACAAATGAAAAACCATTCGCTGTGTTATCTGATTTCTCACCTGTTAGCACTAAAGAAGAAATTATCTATTTAAAACATATAGAATATTTAATTGATGTAGGAAAGATAGAAACCGCAAATGAATTGATGAGTGACCATACTTTTTCAAAATACCCAGAAGTGTGGTCTAGATATAATATGGTAAGAGGTAAACTACTTTTAAAGAATAATGAAAGTAAACAAGCTGTTGATGCTTTTAATAAAAGTTTAGAAATATCTAAGTATCAACATGAAAGTAGAAAATTATTAATTACCTTATTTGAGGGTGAGCAAAAAAAATATAAACAAGATATTAAAAATATGAGAAAAGATGTCCGGAAACTAGAGTTAGAGCCCGGACCTGATTTCACGTTTTATAAATTTTTATGATTTAATTTCTTACTTTATGAAAATACCTTTTCTTGGCATTCTCTTTAAGAATCATAAAAATTAACTGAGTAGCACAAAATATTACACCAAATAGCAATAGAATTTTATCTAATATACCGGTGTTACCAATCATCCAATCTTTTAAAGTATAATAGGCAAAAATTACAAAAGATAAAACGGCAAAGCATTTCATCCAAAAATCATAAACTCGGATATTTCTAGTACGTGTTAAAGCAGCCATAATTAGGATATTTATTTTAGTTTGCGAATGTAGATATATTGGTCTTAACTATAATTTAAAAAATTCTTAAAAAGAATACAAAATAAAGCATAAAGCATTACTAAATTCCTATTTTAAAATTCAAAACTTTAGTAACTTTTTAATGCAAAAACTTACATAATAAATCTATAAAATAGGCATACATTAATATCTAGGCATAATTACAGTTATTAAAGTAACCATATTTTAGCAAACCTCAAAGTGTTTTTAAATTGTTTTTTCGACTTTTATTTAGCTTTATTTTTACTAATTCAAGCCTTAATAGTGATTATAAAATTCTAAAATTTAATATGACTTCGATATATTAAATGTGGATTGAAAATGAATCAAGAAAAGAGTAAATAACACTAGCCAAATTTTTTAATCTCAGGGAAATTTTCAATCACAACATTGTCCTCTACCTAGATGGAATTGTTAGAATAGATGCTATTAGTCTAGTAGGAATTTGGTCTGAAAATGATACTCATGCAGATGAGTAAAATTGGCTATGGTGAGAAATGGGATGACTAAATAGTTCTAAATTTTTTTTCAAGAATTGTCACTCGCTTCATCTTTCGATTGCTTCTCAACTTCTTCGCTTTTTGCAATTCTTACTTTTAATACATTAGATAAACTCTTACCTACAATTTTCACTTTAGTACCTTTATCAATATACTCTCCGCTTGTTGTAGCTTCATATTGTTCATCATTAAACACAATCTTCCCCGAGGGCTTAAGAACTGTATAAACTTCTGCAATTTTACCAATTAGGTGAGAGGGCTCATTAAGCATACTAGTTTGTACAGTGCCAGTAAGCAATTCAAGAATATCTTTTTTGTTTTTTAGTAACTTATGGTCTCCAAACAATAATTTTCGAACACCAAAAAACACCAACATCACTGCAATTAAAATTGTTACTAATACTGCTTCCATTTAAGTATTTATTCTTTTGCCCTAAGATAATATTTTATGCATTTAGCATACAGACTTTTTAATCTTTAGCATAAAAAAAGCCCTTTGGCTTTATAAACCAAAAGGCTTTATCCAAATTGTTTTAACTTAATTTCCTGATGCAGCTTCACTAATCATTTCTAGT
It includes:
- the argC gene encoding N-acetyl-gamma-glutamyl-phosphate reductase, with the protein product MIRAGIVGGAGYTAGELLRILINHPEVEISFIHSKSHAGQPVSDVHTDLLGDTDLIFSDDISVRIDVMFLCMGHGQSEAFLKENPVPGKMKIIDLSQDFRIKSMDHDFIYGLPELNRHYIKAAERIANPGCFATCIQLGLLPLAGYGLIQEDVHIQGITGSTGAGQKPMATTHFSWRNNNVSVYKAFKHQHIAEITQSIKQLQPKFDSELLFVPVRGNFTRGILCSMYTKCTISFEEIKSIYESYYKRNPFIVISEKNPDLKQVVNTNKGIVYLEKHGDYIMIITAIDNLLRGASGQAVQNMNIAFGLDDTTGLKLKAAAF
- the argG gene encoding argininosuccinate synthase; amino-acid sequence: MKKKVVLAFSGGLDTSYCVKYLSEDCGYEVYTAIVNTGGFDSSELSEIEKSAYALGVKEHKTIEATEQYYQDCIRFLIYGNVLKNNTYPLSVSAERVFQAIEIVKYARSVSADAVAHGSTGAGNDQVRFDLVFQVMGPELEIITPIRDLKLSREAEVNYLKEKGVSKEWSKAKYSINKGLWGTSVGGVETLTSDGVLPESAYPTQLETEGEKSITLQFENGELVGIDGEKMSPVKAIQQLEKIAGPFAVGRDVHVGDTIIGIKGRVGFEAAAPLIIIKAHHLLEKHVLTKWQQHWKEQLANWYGMMLHEAAFLDPVMRNIEKFLEDTQSQVTGEANIKLQPYRFTVTGINSPNDLMSAKFGSYGEMNLGWSGEDVKGFTKILSNQIKIYHQVKDSNND
- a CDS encoding GNAT family N-acetyltransferase, with protein sequence MSVEVLFATDKHVGYAEEITIAMAVAAKERGTGIAKRSPEYVMSKMTEGKAVIALDNKKFAGFCYIETWGHGKYVANSGLIVLPEYRKSGLARKIKEKIFELSRTKFPESKIFGITTSLAVMKINSELGYKPVTFSELTTDETFWKGCQSCTNYDILTRTNRSLCLCTGMIYDPEKEKTKAKNERKSLAEKWTQFKEFMFSRKAKKQELLKDEDKKESSYNTNSVLVK
- a CDS encoding two-component regulator propeller domain-containing protein, with product MRYFFSLLNICLLAIFILLRSNVIAQDKGLNPERSLSQYHLNIWASEQGLPSQGANGIVQSEEGYIWLATYEGLSQFDGISIDPIKTVDTENRLSINSFKGIYKEPKGKLWVAANGGGLLSYYNNKWEVYNTENGLPSNIVNSVLLTNNNTVWVGTANGAAFMQENTFSQNSIDSILTQIVVNDIAEDNDGNLWFATMSSGLIKTNNQGKIIRQYTVADGLSSDVVQQIHIEKNTGNIWVGTNKGIKILFKGNKLIDFAYGELLRDKTIKKIYEDKNGSIWIGTNRGLCRFNNNHLEFISENSNLSIHEVTDITEDNNGSLWVSTYRSGFYQLVQGKFITYSTPQGLAGKTINGAIEIAKDSILIATNNGLSQFKQGWNFSPALINGEAVFENKDVRDLIKDSKGNFWFATSDKLYLYTADQQLKVFGEKDGLASNYVRFIYEDRQNNIWIGTENGLNLYKDNSFKTFTKEDGLSNNKIHFVYQDTEGIIWVSTEEGLNKMTNGKFESFFISDGLSGNVVFKIHEDEDQVLWIGTNGGITRLKNGELSSITKKQGLKINSVFDILEDRRGFFWIPNNQGIYRIEKEQLNVLANGGSLELDDIMYKTGDGMMVNACTANARSLISSKGEYWIPTPEGITVIPYPEHPDANNIPPKILVESIILNGKEIPYTNPLNLPSGNNQLVVNFTGLDYHSPERVSFSYSLSGFLSMTPKSKKREAVLTNIPPGEYKFTIVAFNNDNAQSNFSFTILKEPQFYQTAWFGILLTVFGLFVIALIIKYFISPFKRENKRLEKLVEERTAVIRQSEQELIKKNEKIEDKNKELESSNNKLIELNKEKNNLIGIVAHDLKSPLNHITGLINIIKLSGDNLNQEQNEYIQHILNSTARLNNMISHILDVEAIDSGKLRLHMTDIEMYKTIESVISDFTTELERKNMEIIFDNQGSYFPIFADEKIIIQIFENLISNAIKFTPSGKQVFVKLFETDSNNIRIEVKDQGPGVSTADMHRLFGKYQKLSARPTAGEHSTGLGLSIVKKYVEALNGKVWCESTFGKGANFIVELKKTEKIAEEKKTFDQAR
- a CDS encoding tetratricopeptide repeat protein, which codes for MKYIFLLLSLAINICIVNTAKAQRLSPDNTDYAVQLFNAEKQLIIKNQQISKEQKASFLADYGLIDEALNQIKTSEPSFAYYLANAKINFKSHQYKSAIKNVNQALALKPENRESLLLSGEVYLALNDIEKAINSANTRLAKVDFDDKALVLLAKTAIAQTNFDKALGHIQEAISHNPNNADALYLNAYINLKTKSKKKENTLEKALELNPYHSEARFLYGLILSTKDIELAKKQWQIALLKDPFNEKVHQTIISFSEKDQVFGKSISNLLNEVNPDKTLITDLQKDKSENEKSAIDLAFDFRKSLYHEENLTGFYGKYLSSIHSSDVNPILSASVLEFIAINELLDIDEQESLSSFLQNSEASQILSLAPIFDITQQNEILLKVINKSFEDNQIIINLLTFANIKLKPSLHTSSDDFLPLYKILDAATGKDKMLKEGLVDILSEKVFPKAYKVNFRQFVLSCAKPNTQISDDYFNLAYSKFLEGNDQKSCSELNQYFNELDNILFKGEPQKFTAFQAQALIYNAEMQINKGNFTIAEQVLDQALQTNNTYTPVYLTKTKLCLIQGKFEEAEVWWKSAEQMDVNNPDVYKIRAQFSIQKFNQGRIPSEQALELASIEFAKALQLETDPYLFGKTNRDIQELYQLFAKPYQALELAESYLSAKANNANQFEKIYITETSAFIQSVRTLNGYGTSLISRAQNIINTSKNNSEVQDMIWLAYSYLNPELLDSLRFNNLSVNVKHLASLENLETNEKPFAVLSDFSPVSTKEEIIYLKHIEYLIDVGKIETANELMSDHTFSKYPEVWSRYNMVRGKLLLKNNESKQAVDAFNKSLEISKYQHESRKLLITLFEGEQKKYKQDIKNMRKDVRKLELEPGPDFTFYKFL
- a CDS encoding NfeD family protein, whose protein sequence is MEAVLVTILIAVMLVFFGVRKLLFGDHKLLKNKKDILELLTGTVQTSMLNEPSHLIGKIAEVYTVLKPSGKIVFNDEQYEATTSGEYIDKGTKVKIVGKSLSNVLKVRIAKSEEVEKQSKDEASDNS